The window GGGCGTACGCATCATCCGGGTCGGTGACGGATATCTGATCGACGTCGGCGCTGCCACGGTGGATGTCTGTCGGTTCCGGGAGCTGTACGAGCGGGCGAGGAACACCGCGGGGGTGGCCGAACAGTCGGCGTTGCTTCGCGAGGCGTTGCAGTTGTGGCGCGGTCCGTTGCTCGCCGACGTCGCGTCCGAGCGGGTACGGCAACGTGCCGCGACCGGTCTGGACGAGTTGCGCCTGTCGGTGCTGGAGTCCTGGGCGGACGCGGAGTTGGCGTGCGGCCGGGCGTCTCAGGTGATCGCTGCGTTGGCCGATACGGTACGCCGCCAGCCACAACGGGAGCGGCTGGTCGGCGCGTTGATGCTCGCGCTGCACCAGGAAGGGCGGCAAGCCGAGGCCCTGACCGTCTACCGTCGGACCCTCGACCTCCTCGGTGGGCGACTCGGGCTGGAACCGGAGCCGGACCTGCGCCGGCTGCACGCGTGGATCGCGCAGGACAGGCCGACGGTTCAACTGCCGCCGCTCGCCGGTGGGCCGGACGCTTTGCGGCGGCTCGACGCGATCCTGGCCGCGCATGCCGGTGACCTCGGGCCGACCGTGGTGGTCATCTCGGCCGCGGCCGGTGCCGGCAAGTCGACCCTGGCCGTGCACTGGGGCCGTCGGGCACGACAGCAGTTCCCCGACGGCCAGCTCCATGTCGACCTCCGTGGGCGTACGGCTGCGTCAGCACTGCGGCCGATCGAGGCCCTCACCGTTCTCTTGCGGGCTCTCGGCCTGCCGGCGGACCGAATTCCCGCCGATGTGGACCAGGCGGCCTGCGTCTACCGCAGTTCGGTGGCCGGTCGCCGGCTGCTGCTGGTCCTCGACGACGCCCGCGATCCGGAACAGGTGCGCCCGCTGCTGCCCGGCGATCCGGGCATCATGGTGTTGATCACCAGCCGTAACCGGCTGGGCGGGCTGGTCGCTATCGAGGGCGCACATCGGCTGACCTGCGATACGGCGCACTCGCTGCGTTCCGCACCCTAGCCACCCCCAGGACCCTCTCGTACGGGAGAAAGCCGAACCGTCGGGAGTCGTTGGGATGCGTCGGGTTGTCGCTGAGCACGGTGAGCACGCCCGCGGGCACTCGGCCGTCCGGGGTGTGGCACCGTCCCGGCAGCCCCGGCGGAATCGGATCGCCGGCCACCGCGGTGCACCGTTTGATCATCCAGATGCGCCGGTCCCGTACCCCCGCGGCGGCTGTGGCCCGGTAGCCGCCGTCGTCGCTGTCCGGGTGCTCCAGAACGACGATCTGCCCTGGTCGGACCTGGGCACCGGACAGACGCCGGACCAGGACGCGGTCACCGTCGCGGAGAGTGGGGAGCATGCTCGCGCCCCGAACGGTGACCAGGACGAGTCGTCGGCGCTGGACCAGGACCGTCGCACCGAGCAGACCGGCCGTGCCGAGCACCCCGATGAGCAGCATCCATCCGGTCATCGCCGCACCATCGGCTGGTGTACGTCCTCGCCGGGGCGGGCTTCGCGATAGCCCCGGGCCTGGAGAGTGAACAGGCCGGAGTAGACCCCACCGGCCGCGAGCAGGGAATCGTGGTGGCCGGTCTCCACGACGACACCGTCCTGCAGGACCACGATCCGGTCGGCATCCCGCACCGCGCTGAGCCGGTGTGAGACGAGCAGGCTGGTACGTCCCTGTCGATGCCGGGCGAGCTGGGTGTGGATCTGCTGTTCGGCCTCGGGGTCCAGTCCGGAGCTGGGCTCGTCCAGGATCAGCAGGTCCGGTCCTCCCTTGACGAGCGCGCGGGCCAGGGCGACCCGCTGCCACTGCCCGCCGGAGAGCACCACGCCGGCGTCCGGACCGGACTCGCCGGTGAAGATCCGGGTGAGCTGGGTGGAGTACCCCTGCGGCAGCCGGCTGAGGACGTGGTGGATCCCGGCGCGGTCCGCGGCCTCCTGGACGCGACGCGACTCCTGCTCTCCGGCCACGTCGGCCAGGGCGATGTTCTCCTCGGCGGACAGGTCGTAGTTCATGTAGTCCTGGAACACGACGCTGAGCCGGGCTCGCAGATCCTCGATGGTGAATTCCCGAATGTCGACGCCGTCCCACAGCACCGCCCCGCGGGTCGGGTCGTAGAACCGGCAGAGCAGTTTGACCAGCGTGCTCTTGCCCGATCCGTTGCGCCCCACAAGCGCCACCGACCCGCCGCACGGGATCGTCAGGTTCACTCCGCGCAGCGCCCACGGGTGCTCCGGGCCGTACCGGAACCACACGTCCCGCAGCTCGATCCCGCGCCTCAGCGGCGGCGCCGCGCGCCCCGGGACGGCTCGCGGGAGATCCGATGGATGGGCCTGGACGGCAGCGTGATGCGCGAAGAGCAACAACGACTGCTGAACCCGGGCAGCGTCCGAGATCCCCCGGCCCAACGCGGCCTGCACGCCGGCCACCGACGCGATGAACATCGTGACGTCGCCGGCGCTGAGCCGTCCGTCGGCCGCCGCGCGGACCGCCCACAGCAGCCCTACGCCCGCCACCACGGCGGCGGTCAGGGCCAGTCCGCCGTGCACGACCAGGGTGCGCCGGTCCAATCGGTCCTCGACGGAGTGCGCGGCGAGTCGCTCCGCGCGCATCCGGCTCCGCAGGAAGCCGCCGGCGCTGAAGAGCCTGATCTCCTTCGTCGCCTGTACGTCGGTGAGCAGGGTCGCGTAGAACATCTCCCGCCGGTGCCGAGGGCTGATCTCCCAATAAGCGGCGGCCTGCCCGCGGGCCAGCCATAGTTGCGCGATCAGAGCCGGCACCGCCGAGCCCAGCAACAACACGGTCATCGCCGGACTCAGTACGGCGAGCGAGGCCACGAAGCCGACCACGATCGCCACCGCGCCGAGTAGTCCGAGCACGCTGTCGAGGACCAGGGCGGGTGCGTTCTCCGCCTGCTGAGCCATCCGCAGCCGGTCCAGGAAAAGCGGGTCCTCGAGGTTCCGCAGTCCCTGCTGGCGCCCCACCGCGGCGTAGAGCCGATCCTGGACGAGCAGGCCGGACCGGCGGCTGAGGCGGGCCTGGAGATAGCGGTTGAGCTGGGGCAGGACGGCGGTGCCGGCGGCGGTCGCGGCCAGCCCGACCGCAAGACCGAGCACCGCCGAGGGCGCGACCGGGGGTTGAGTGACCCGGTCCAGGATCGACTTGGTGAGCCAGGCCGCCGCCACCGGCGCCACCACTCCCACCGCAGTCGTCAGGACGTAGGCCGTCACACACCACCGGGCCGGGCGCCAGACCAGTCCCCACACGGCCGGAAGGTGGCTCAGCGCCGCCTTCTCGGCGTTCGCGGCACCGGTCATGCGAGCGCGGCGATCTGGATCTGCTGCGGCCGGTACGCCGACGACCGTACGACACCGGTCTCCCCGATCACGTAGTAGACCGGGTAGCCGCTCACCTCGAACGCCCGCGCCATCGGGCCGTCCTCCGGATCGAACAGCACCTGAGAGACCGGTCCCAGCTGTGCCACCATCGGCGCGGCCTCAGCGGCGGTGCCCGCCACCAC of the Actinoplanes sichuanensis genome contains:
- a CDS encoding AfsR/SARP family transcriptional regulator — encoded protein: MEFRILGPLEVLRGSERIVLGRRRGERCLLGLLLLDAGEVVPLDRLVDLLWDGDPPVTARGTVMTHIARLRSLLDPHRDGRLGVRIIRVGDGYLIDVGAATVDVCRFRELYERARNTAGVAEQSALLREALQLWRGPLLADVASERVRQRAATGLDELRLSVLESWADAELACGRASQVIAALADTVRRQPQRERLVGALMLALHQEGRQAEALTVYRRTLDLLGGRLGLEPEPDLRRLHAWIAQDRPTVQLPPLAGGPDALRRLDAILAAHAGDLGPTVVVISAAAGAGKSTLAVHWGRRARQQFPDGQLHVDLRGRTAASALRPIEALTVLLRALGLPADRIPADVDQAACVYRSSVAGRRLLLVLDDARDPEQVRPLLPGDPGIMVLITSRNRLGGLVAIEGAHRLTCDTAHSLRSAP
- a CDS encoding S26 family signal peptidase gives rise to the protein MTGWMLLIGVLGTAGLLGATVLVQRRRLVLVTVRGASMLPTLRDGDRVLVRRLSGAQVRPGQIVVLEHPDSDDGGYRATAAAGVRDRRIWMIKRCTAVAGDPIPPGLPGRCHTPDGRVPAGVLTVLSDNPTHPNDSRRFGFLPYERVLGVARVRNAASAPYRRSADVRPR
- a CDS encoding ABC transporter ATP-binding protein, coding for MTGAANAEKAALSHLPAVWGLVWRPARWCVTAYVLTTAVGVVAPVAAAWLTKSILDRVTQPPVAPSAVLGLAVGLAATAAGTAVLPQLNRYLQARLSRRSGLLVQDRLYAAVGRQQGLRNLEDPLFLDRLRMAQQAENAPALVLDSVLGLLGAVAIVVGFVASLAVLSPAMTVLLLGSAVPALIAQLWLARGQAAAYWEISPRHRREMFYATLLTDVQATKEIRLFSAGGFLRSRMRAERLAAHSVEDRLDRRTLVVHGGLALTAAVVAGVGLLWAVRAAADGRLSAGDVTMFIASVAGVQAALGRGISDAARVQQSLLLFAHHAAVQAHPSDLPRAVPGRAAPPLRRGIELRDVWFRYGPEHPWALRGVNLTIPCGGSVALVGRNGSGKSTLVKLLCRFYDPTRGAVLWDGVDIREFTIEDLRARLSVVFQDYMNYDLSAEENIALADVAGEQESRRVQEAADRAGIHHVLSRLPQGYSTQLTRIFTGESGPDAGVVLSGGQWQRVALARALVKGGPDLLILDEPSSGLDPEAEQQIHTQLARHRQGRTSLLVSHRLSAVRDADRIVVLQDGVVVETGHHDSLLAAGGVYSGLFTLQARGYREARPGEDVHQPMVRR
- a CDS encoding TlpA disulfide reductase family protein, coding for MIPAGERVGGFTATTVDGEPVSRDVLTGDTVVAFMKPGCPPCEENLPAFLQLARDTPGGRHRVLAVVAGTAAEAAPMVAQLGPVSQVLFDPEDGPMARAFEVSGYPVYYVIGETGVVRSSAYRPQQIQIAALA